The genomic DNA GTTCAGCGTTGTTGATGATCTGCAGTTTCCGTACGAGCTGAAGCCAGACGCCGGACGCTTTGAGCTTGGCGGACCGAACATGCTCGGAATCTACGCGCTGAACGAGGGCGTGCAGCTTCTGCTGCAAACCGGCATCGCCCGAATCACAGACCACGTGCTGGCGCTCAGCGGACATCTTCGTGAACGGGCCGCTGCACTCGGTTTGCCGGTGATGACTCCGTCCGATGCGGATCAGCGTGCGGGCATCGTCGCCTGGGAGGATCGCAATTGTAAGGCGACCGCCGCACGATTAGCGGAGGAAGGCGTCCTGGTCAGTGGCAGTTCCGGCCGCATCCGCGCCGCAATCCACCTCTATACCGACCGCGATGAGGTGGATGCGCTAGTGATGGCGATGGCCAGTTTTCCGGCAATTCACTAGTGTTTTGAGCCTTGCTGTGATGCCTTGGCAACGAGATTGCGCGTGGTGTTGCACGACACACCGCCAAGCGGCGGGCACACAGGAGGACGACATGCCACAAGGGACCATCAAGACGATTCTTCCCGACAAGGGTTTCGGGTTCATCACGCCGGACGGCGCACCCAGCCGTGGGTCGGACGTCTTCTTTCATCAGTCAGCGCTGCTGAGCGGCTTCATTGCCGATCTGCACGAAGGCCAGCAGGTTGAGTATGACGTAGAGCCGGACCCACGCCACCCGGAGCGCAACCGCGCCTCGAACGTCCGGATCGTCGACGAGGAGTAGCTCGAACGCTGCGTCACGCCCTGCGGGTGAACGCACGGCATCTCGGTTTCGGTGACGTGAATTTCACCGAAACCGAGATGGATCCGTTATGTAGCGATGCATCGAGTCGACGTCGCGCGTGCCGCTGAACTGAGGCTCGTCGATGGCACAGGCTTACGGGCGTTCGCCGATCAATCAGAAAACTCGTCTGTCACGAACGCGACGATGCGGTCGACACCGCGCCGGATGATCTCCGCACCCTTTTCTGCAGTGGCGACAGCAGGATTGCCGACTACTCCGGTGTCGGAGCGCGCATGCATGCCCTTGTACTGGATGATGTCGGCGTACGGCACCGCTGCCGTCGGGGTGTGATCTGCAATCCGGTCGCGAACGACGAAGTCTGGCTCAAGGTGCAGCATGATCGATGTGCCGATTTCGGAGGCATGTCCGTTGGCGTGCGCGCCGGTGTCAACTACGTCTTTGACGAGTGCTGCGACGTAATCCCACCAGAAGACTTGCGCGCAGCGAACACCGTGATTGCTCTGCAGCGACATGGCGACCTCACCGATTGGGCCGATGTTTCCGCGATGACTATTGATAAAGAGGACGCGGTGGAACCCCCACGAGATGACGCTTTCAACTGACTCGCGCACATAGGCTGTCAACGTCGCCGTTGAGACCGTCAAGGTGCCTGGAAAGTCGCCGAGCGAGCGGGAGAACCCGACTGGCAAGGTTGGCAGCACCGGCGCGCCAAGCTGTGCGCCAACCAGCTTCGCAATGTGGGTGACCACGATTGTGTCTGTACCGACCGGTAAGTGGGTCCCATAGACTTCAGTGGCGCCAGTTGGCACGATGACGAGATCAGTCTTCTCGCGAATTGCGTCGAAGTCAGACCAGGGTTGTTCGAGCATGTACATTGCGCCTCCTGCCGTTCATTCCACTTTCACTCGTTGTTGTGCGGAGTGCAGACATATTCCCACACTTACACGACGATTTGAAATTGGCGAAGAAGTCACATCAGCTAACGCCATCTGTCGTGGAAGCACCAATGACGAGGAGTCCAGTCGATTGAACCTGGCCGAGGATCAACGTCCGCGATTCACCTGGAGACGGCGGGGCGCACCGCAACCGGCACTCACTACAGCCCCGAACACTGCCCTTCCTTGTCGCCCGTAACGGTGTTGCCCGCACCGGTTGGCGCGGAGACGTTTGATTCGCACTGCAGGTTGCCGTCAACTGCGTTTTCGCGCAGGTCGATGCTGCGGACGTTGCTCTCCAATTGAATGTTGCCGCCCACGATGTTGCCGTTGATGGCGATCGCGCCGCGATTCTCCTCAAGCTGAATGTCACCATTGATGCGTGAGTTCGAGACTTCAACGCTGCCGCCGTGCTCAACCTGAACGTTGCCGCCTACCGTCGAACCATCCAGCACGTTCACGGTTGCGGGACCTTCGCCTTGTACGTCGCCTTTGATCGCTGCGCCATGGGCATGGAGCGTCGCGTTGCGGGCGAGCTTGACGTTGCCATCGACGGTGATGCCGTCGAGCGTGCAGGTCGCGCTGGTCGGCACGTCAATATCGTCGTTCACCTGGCTGCCAAGGTTTGCGCAGACGTCTTTGTCAGCACTCCCTGAAACTGCCGGCAGCGTGCTTGTTGCAGATGCCGCTCCGGGAGATTGCGATGTGCTGCCGTCGTTGTTATCGACTCCGCCGCAGGCAACTGCCAGCAGCAAGATCGTTACGACAATCAGCGACATCCGGCGGTAGAGAGCACGACCACAATACCCATATCGATCGATCATGACGACTTAGTGACCGCGCTGCGCCTCGAGCGTCGCTGCAACTTTGCGATTTGCGCTCGATATGTCTGGCAGCGGTTCGCCGGACAGCAGACGACGACGCTTCTCCGGTTCGGCCTGTGCCAGCGGCTCGCAGCGCTCGACGAGCATTGGGATCTGCTCCGGCTTTAGCGCCAGAATCCCGTTGTCATCGGCCAGAATGATGTCGCCGGGGGAAACGCTGACGCCGCCGCACTGCACGACTGTGTTGATTTCGCCAGTGAGACCCATCCCTCGCGTCGTGATTGGCGAGATGCCGCGGCTGAACACGAGGTAGCCCATCTCTTCGATCTCGATGACATCAGTCAACGGTCCATCGACGATGGTCGCGCCGAGCCCCTTGACGTGTGCAGCGAGCGAGGTCATCTCACCCCAGCAGGCGTGCTTGTCATCGCCGTTGCGGTCGATTACCAGGATGTCGCCCGGCTGTGCGCGATCGATCGCGACATGGACAATCGAGCTGTCGACCGCCATCGCGCGGACGGTGAAGGCCGGCCCACAGACTGTGAACTTGCGCTTGCCGGCCGGGCGCAGGGCGTTGTCCATGAAGCCAAAGTGGAGGACGTGGCCAATCGTGGCCGGCGGGATGGCGCGCAGGCGTTCGAGAAGGTCAGCAGGCACACCCGGATCGACACGCTCGTTAATGATGATCATCGCTTCGTTCCCTGTTTTCCTCACGCACCGATGCTCACTCAGCAGGTGAACACCGACCAACAGATATCGTTTCGTAATCGTTGATCGTCGAGCACGAGCTCTCGAATCTGCTCAGGGAGCTGCTCGCGCTGCCAATGGCACTCGAACCGCCCCACGCGCTGCTCCTCTCCGTCCGGCGCGGCGGCTTGCACGGCCCTGATTGCATATGCTGCCGCGCCGAGCTCGTGCGCCGCGACGTGCGCGACCGCCGCCGCCTGACCAGCTGCGAACGCGGCATTCCGGGCCGCCCCAGTCAGGTCTCTGGCTGCGGCGTTTGCATGGCCGGCTGCTGTGCGCGATTGGGACATCGAAACATCGCCGCGCACCCATGCCCGGACCTGTTCGATCGCATGGCGTGGCCGCGAGTCCGTGGGCTTCACTGACTCGAACAGGTTGAGCACGTGCTCCGCACACGACGCCGCCCACAGGGCGAGGAGGCGGTGATCTGCGTCGGTAAGTGTCCCACCGCGTCGGATCGTCACGAAGCGAGGATCACGGTCTTTGGGAAGTATCACAGCTGCCATTCCTTCGGTGCGCATCTGCTCGACTTGACCGGAGGCGCGTACCTGGATTTCGCCACACCACCCATATCGACCGCGCTCGACGCCTGTCGCGACGGGACAGGGTCACAACCGAGACCTCCGGCGGACGTGCTTCCGATTCAACCAGTATGCCTTTCAGTGCCTCATGTTCGCCCACGAGCCCCGTGCCGTCGCGCGTGTCAAGTAAACTCGAGGATGCAGCGTACTTTGGCAAGCATCTGAACCGAGAGGATAGGCGACATGGGCGACACGATGCGGGTTGGGCTCGTGCAGATCAACACGCAGGCTGATAAGGAAGCGAACCTCCAGCGTGCCGAGGAGCTGATCGACGAAGCAGTTGCGAAGGGAGCGCGCTTTGTTGTGCTGCCGGAGTACGTCAGCTTTCTTGGGCCACGCGATCAGCATCAGGCCATTGCGGAGCCGATCCCCGGCCCGACGACCGAGCGCTTCGCCGCGAAGGCGCGCCTGCATGGGATCTACCTGCACGGCGGCTCGATTCACGAGCTGTCGGAGACTGACGGCAAGTTCTACAACACGTCGGTCGTCGTCAATCCGCAGGGCGAGATCATTGCAACCTATCGCAAGATCCATCTGTTCGATATCGACCTGACCGGCAATGTAACAGCCAATGAATCATCGACGATTCTGCCGGGCGACGAGATCGTGACCGCCGAAATCGACGGACATACCGTCGGACTCTCCATCTGCTACGACCTGCGATTCCCCGAGCTGTACCGGCTGCTGGCGCTGTCCGGCGCAGAGGTGCTGCTCGTCCCGGCCGCATTCACGATGTTCACCGGCAAGGATCACTGGCACGTCCTGCTGCGCGCCCGAGCGATCGAGAACCAGACCTGGGTCCTCGCTCCGGGACAGTTCGGCGCGCACGAGCCAAACGCGCAGTGCTACGGCCACAGCCTGATTATCGATCCCTGGGGCACGGTCGTCGCCGACGCCTCCAACGGTGAGGGCGTTGTCGTCGCCGACCTCGACTTCGATGCGCTGCGGAAAATCCGCACCCAGCTCCCCTCCCTCGCCAACCGCCGACCAGCGACGTACCGCGAGAAGGTGGAAGTGTAGGGTCACCTGCCCTACTCGCTCTGCCGCAACAGCCGCATACCATTAAGGATGACGATCAGTGAGGCACCGACGTCGGCGAAGACTGCCTCCCAGAGAGTGGCTGCACCGCCGACTGCCAGGACGAGGAACACGACCTTCAGGATCAGCGCGAAGCCGATGTTCTGAGCAATGATGCGCTTGGCCGAGCGTGACAGGCGGACGGTGAAGGCGAGCTTGCCGAGATCGTCGCCCATTAGTGCGATGTCGGCGGTCTCCAGAGCGGTGTCGGTGCCGGCCGCACCCATCGCGATGCCAACTGTGGCACGCGCAAGCGCGGGTGCGTCGTTGACGCCGTCGCCAACCATACCGACGCGACCGTGGCGTTCCAGCAGCTCCTCAATGACGGTGACTTTGTCGTCCGGCAGCAGCCCGGCGCGGACATCGTCGACACCAGCCTGCTGGGCGATTGCCTGCGCGACGACCGGGCGGTCTCCGGTGAGCATCACTGTCTCGCGGATGCCGGCCCGCTCGATGGCGGCGATGGCTTCGCGCGCCTCGGGCCGCACCTGATCAGCCATGCCGATCATGCCGACGAGTCGTCCGTCCTCCTCGATTAGCACCGTCGTCTGGCCGCGCTCCTCCAGCGCCGCCAGTTGCGCGGCTTCCGGTGCAGCAAGGTCGGCGGACAGCATGCTGCTTGAGCCGATGCGGACGAACGTGACACCGACGCGCGCGCTGATGCCGCGTCCAGTGGTGGCGCTGACGTCGGACACGATCTGGTTGCCAGTGTTGATCTTGCGGTCGTGTGCGGCTGTGACGATCGCCTCACCCAACGGATGTTCGGAGTAGCGTTCCACAGCTGCGGCGAGCGCCAGGATCTCGTCTGCTGAGCGGCCATCGAGCGGCTCGATCGAGACAACGCGCGGCTGGCCAACGGTCAACGTGCCGGTCTTGTCGAAAGCGAGCGCGCGCAGCGAGCCGGCCGCCTCCAGATGCGCTCCGCCCTTGATCAGCACGCCACTTCGCGCAGCCGCCGAGATCGCGGCGACGATCGATACCGGTGTTGAGATCACGAGTGCGCACGGACAGGCAATCACCAGCAGGACGAGCGCGCGGTAGAGCCAACCGGCCCAATCCCCGCCACCGAGGAGCGGCGGCAGGACGGCGACGGCGGCGGCGATCGCGATCACTGCCGGGGTGTAGTACATCGCGAAGGTATCGACGAAGCGTTGCGACGGCGCGCGTTGCGATTGCGCCGCCTCGACCATGCGAATGATGCGGGCGATTGTCGAATCGGCGGCCTTGCGGGATGCCTGCACATCGAGCACGCCCTGGCCATTGATGGTCCCAGCGAAAACACTTGCACCGTGAGCGACATCAACCGGGATGCTCTCACCAGTAACCGGAGCCTGATTGACTGCCGAAGCACCAGCGACAATGACGCCATCGACCGGCAGACGCTCTCCCGGACGGACGATCACGACATCGCCGGGCGAGACCTCGGCAACCGGCACACGATGCTCGTGGTCGCCGTGGCGCACCAGCGCCTCGGCCGGTGCCAGCGCCATTAGCGACCGAATCGAATTCCGCGCGCGATCCATCGTGTAGCGCTCAAGCGCCTCTCCAAGTGAGAACAGGACAACAACCGTCGCAGCCTCGAGCCATTCGCCAATGAGGGCGGCCCCGACCACGGCAATCATCATCAGCGCGTTGATGTCCAGCCGATGGGTCGCCCGGATCGTCGCGATACCCTTGCGGGCAACCGGCCAGCCGGCGACGGCGACCGCCGCGGCCCAAGCGGCGATCGATGCTGACTCGGGCGCGCCTGCGACGGCAAGCGCGATGCCAACAACAGTCAGGCCAAGACCGGCCAGCACGAGCAGGTTCTTGCGGTCGGTAAGGATGCTGCGCAGACGTCCGGATGACATCTCGGCTGACTCGTCATGCCCGAGCCGATAGCCCATCGACTGGACTGTTCGTGCAATCGTCGCCGGATTGGTTTCAGCAGCGGCGTATTCAACAGCCAGCCGTGCGCCGGCAAAGTTCACTTCGGCGCTCTGGACACCGGTCAACCGCGCAACGCCGCGCTCGATGTTACGAGCGCAATCGGCGCAGTCCATCCCCTCGACCGGCCACACTTCGTGGACGAACTCAGTGGCCAGATCGCGGCCCTCGGCCCGGACAGCCTCCTCCAGGGCCGTCGTCGATGTCAGTGATGGGTCGTAGGCGAGAGCAAGCGCCACTCCGCTTGATTCGAGGTTGGCACTGGATACGCCGGTCACGGTGCGCAGACTGCTGACCAGGCGACCTCGGCACTGCTCGCAGGCAGCCACCTCCGGCGTCAGCAATCCGGACAGCGGGAGTCGAGCTGTCGCACTCATGCGCCTTCCTCCATCCGATGCGTGACGTGATCCAGTGCCTGCCCCAGCAGACCGACAACGTGATCGTCATCGAGTGTGTAGTAGGCGAGGCGACCCTCGCGACGGAAGCGCACCAGTCCTCGATCGCGCAGCACGCGCAGTTGATGCGATGCGGCGGATTGGCTCAATCCGGCAATCGCGGCGACATCGCCGACGCAGAGCTCCTGTTCGGCCAGTGCCGCCAAAATCCGCAGGCGTGTCGGATCGGCCAGCGCGCCAAACAGCTCGGTGGTTCCTGCCAGTACCGACTGGGATGGCACTGCTTTCCGTGCGGCACGAACGGCGTCCAGATGAACGACCTCTGCGGTATTTGGAGTCGGCTGGCGCAGTTGATCGACCTTGCGTGGTCTAGCCATCATCGCCCTCCCCTGCTCACGAACCACGTGGTTCGGTTCGATTTGAAACGTATTGATACTGGGTCTCAAGATATGAGTTACTATTCATGTATTGATAATACCCGACGACAGGTCGGGGTGCAAGCAACCTGTCGTCGAGGTGGTGGTTAGAGGGAGCGGTAGATCGCGAGCGCCTCGCCGAGCGCCGCAAAGCCGGCTGGCGTGTGCGGGGTGGGGTTGCAGATGGCGTGCGATACGCCGAGATCCGCAAACGCCTTCAGGCCCTGTGCGACCTCGGTTGGGCTGCCGAGCAGTACCTTGTCCGGGTCATGGTCATCGCCCGCCGTCTCGCCGAGATGGCTGAACGCGACATTGATGCCGACCGTCACCTCGAGCGTCGAGATGTCACGCCCGACCTCGTCGCAGGCGGCGGTCATCTCCGCGAGACGGTCCAGGAAGAGGCGGGTCCCACCAAACCAGGCCGCGTTCCACATGTCGGCGTGCTCGGCAGTGAGCCGGAGCATCCGTGGACCACGGGCCGCGATCAGCACCGGCGGGCTACCGGGCCGCGGGCCACGTGGAATCATCGCCGCGTCGTTGGCCGAGAAAAACGCGCCCTGCATATCGACCGAGCCGTCGCGCAGCAGCGGGCGAATGATCGAGAGCGCTTCCTCGAACTGCGTGCCGAGATGATGGAATGGATAGCCAAACGCCTCGAACTCTGGCTGGTGCCAACCTGCGCCGAGCCCGAGGATCACTCTGCCGCCGGACACCTCGTCGGCCGTTACCGCCATCTTCGCCAGCAGTGCCGGATTTCGCCATGCCGCACACATCACAAGCTGCCCAAGCTCCACGCGGCTGGTCGCTTCGCAGAGCGCCGAGAGAATCGTCCAGCCCTCCCAGATGCCGAACTCCGGCGTATCAGGAAAACGATAGAGCAGATGGTCGTAGATCCAGACGGAGTCGAATCCGTCCTGCTCCGCCTGCAATGCCTGGTCGCGTACTTCGGCGTATGGTCGTGGGTTCGGGTTATCCCCGTTCCCACCAAGCATCAGAATCGTGCCTACCTTCACTCAGACTCCCCCTTCATCGATCGGTCGGCGGACACACCGCCCACCGGAGCGACAGGGTACCCGCATCTGGCGGTTTCGTCGCTGTCCCTCAAGTTGGCGGCCACCGTTGCCGACAGCCGCAATGGTGCTCGATGGGAGAAAGATAGGTGTGGTAGTGGCGCTGCTGCGTTTTGCAGGTAGCGACGATGAGGCAGCGCCACGAGGATCAACGCGCTCAGCTAGAGCGTGATGACGTGGTCCGGCGGATTTCCGGCCAGCGCGCCGTAGAGATCGGGGAAGCAGCCGACGTGTACGCCCGCAACCGTGCCACTCACCTGGCAATCGCCCGGTTCGCCGGTGGCGAGGCCGCGCTCGATGGCGCACTGATCGCAGAGCATCAGCAAAATGTTCTGCTCGGCGGCTACCTTCGCCAGTCGCTCGCCGACCGGATCGCCAGAGCGCAGGACATAGGTGTTGTCGTCAAAGAACATCATCCCGACGACCTCAACCCCGTGCCGACCCTCCTCCAGCTGCGGCAGGATCATCTTGCCCAGCTTGTAACTGGCAGTATGGCCGGATGTGCTGAAAACGTAAGCGACTTTCATCGCGAAGTATTCCTCTCGTTCACGGCTGACCCAGCGCCAGCCATGCGACGCGACCTTATCATGATCTCCCAGGTGGGCTGCCATGGTGCAACGGCTGATTGCTCAGGTCTGGGGAAACTACTCCATCTGCTCCGCTCGAACCGGCAGGCTGCGGCGGAGCTGATTCCAGAAGGCGACAGACGCGACGGCTGCGACCGTGACAATGCCGCCGACGAGGAGTGAAACGGGCGTGCCGAAGCTGCTGGCGATCGCTCCGGCGATCAGTGCACCGAACGGCGCTGTGCCGGCGAAGACGGTCGTGTAGACGCTCATGACGCGCCCGCGCAGCTCGTCTGGGGCGCTCGTCTGGACAGTCGTGTTCGCCATCGCCATCGTCGTTGTTGAGCAGAAGCCGATGGCTGCCAGCACGAGCATCGCGATCCCGATAGCCAGTGGGATTGCGCCGACTAGCGCAAGCACGATGTCGAGCGCGCCAAGGGCTCCGGCGGTCGAGTACAGCATCCAGCGCTTGACCGACGTGACGAGGAAGGCCAGGGCGAGCGCACCGATTAGCGAGCCAACGCCAGAAGCGGCCATCAACAGTCCAAAACCACCGGCACCACTATGCAGATCCTGCTTGGCAAGCAGCGGGATCCAGACATTGAAGGTCATCCCGAACGTGGCCACCAGGCCGACAAGCATGATCGGTCGCAGGATGCTCTCTGTCGATCGGACGTAGTGCAGGCCCTGGCGCAACTGCTCGAGGCCGCGTCCGCGCGCGACATCGACGTGCGGCCCGAGCTTCATCATCAGCAAGCCGGCTATCACTGCCAGATAGGACAGCGAGTTGATCCCGAACGCCGCTGCCGGACCGACAGCGGCAAGCAGCACGCCAGCCACCGCCGGCCCGATGATGCGGGCCGCATTGAACAACGAGGAGTTCAGCGCGATGGCGTTCATCAGGTCGTCCTTGCCGACCATCTCGACGACGAATGCCTGGCGGGTTGGCATATCGAATGCGTTCACGGTCCCGAGCAGGAAGGCGATCGCGTAAACCATCCAGAGCTCGATGTGACCGCTCCACGTCAGAACAGCCAGCAGACCGGCCAGCACGCCGGAGAGCGCTTGTGTGACGACGAGCAGATTGCGCTTGCGCACCCGGTCGACGATCACTCCAGCGAAGAGACCGATTGCCAGGACCGGTGCGAACTGGAAGACGCTGACCAACCCCAGCAGGAACGCCGAAGGTGTCAGCGTCAGAACCAGCCAGGATTGCGCCAGCGACTGCATCCATGTGCCGGTGACCGAGATGAGCTGTCCGAACCAGAACAGACGGTAGTTGCGGTAGCGAAATGCGGCCAGTCCGCGCGGCAATCGCGACCAGATGTCTCGTTGTCGTCGTCTGTCGCTCACGCCATCCACCACTCCCCCCAAGCGCCGGATCTTGATTGCGGTCGGATTCCCCTTCAGATCATCGCTGATGTTGGCGAATGAGGCGAGGCTTGATTTCGGGCGGGGCGCTGACCGTGCGCCCCGTCGGTATTGACCTTACACGTCGTTTCGGATCAGGAGCGCCGTCGCGGCTCCGAGAGCGCAGATAGCCGCGCTCACAAGGAACGTGTTGTGGATGCCGGAGACGAACGCCAGCTGGATCTCGTTGAAGATCTGCGGTAGCAACGCCGCCTGATCCTGCGGCACGATCTGCTGCACCAGCTCGAACTGACTACTCTTGATCGCGGTGACGAGCCGCTCCCGGACTGCCGGATCGAGCGCGATACCTTCGAGTCGATCGCCGGTGTAGATACCCACCCAGGACTGTAGCACCGAACCGAGAACCGCGATCCCGAGCACTTGCCCGACGTTGCGCGTCGTGTTCAGGATACCGGAGGCGCTACCGGCGATCCGTGGCGGAACCTCGCGCATCGCCGCTGCCGTCATCGGGGCGAAGGTCATGCCCATCCCGGTGCCGGTCACGATTAGCGACGGGAACAGCGACTGCCAGGTCGTCGACGTATCGATCGACGCGATGATGAGCAGGATGCCGACCGTGATGAGCGCCAGCCCGCCAGTCAGGATCCAGCGCGCGCCAATGCGGTCCGAGAGCCGTCCGCTGAGTGGAGCGACGACCATGATCATCACTGACATCGGGATCATCGTCATCCCGGCACGGATTGGGGAGAAGCCCAGGACGCCCTGCAGGAACAGCGTCATCGGGAAGAAGATGCCGAGCATACCGAAGGCGACGACGAAGGCGATGACGTTGCCAACTGAGAAGTTGCGCAGTGCGAACAGCTCGAGTTTCATCAGCGGATCTTCGAGCCGCTTCTCCCACCAGACGAATGCTGCCAGCAACACGACGCCGAGAATGAACAGGCCGACGATCAACGGATCGGTCCAGCCCATGCTGTTCGCCTCGATGAGCGCATAGACGATCGCGAAGATTCCGGTGCCTGAGAGCACGACGCCGCCCCAATCGATCCGTCGGCTGGCGTGCGGGTCCACGGACTCCGGAACGATCGCAATCGTCGCCAGGATCGCGATGATGCCGACCGGGACGTTGATCAGGAAGACCCACTCCCAGGCGTAGTCGGTCACGATGAAGCCGCCGACAATCGGCCCAATCACCGCGCCGAGCGCGACGATGCCGCCCCAGATCCCCATCGCTGCGCCGCGCTTGTCAGGCGGGAAGACAACAGTAATGAGTGAGAGAGTTTGCGGCATCATGAACGCACCACCGACGCCCTGAAGCACGCGCGCCAGAATGAGGGCGTTGACGCCGGATATGCCGACCAGATCGCCGAGCCAGCTCGAAACCCCGCATAGCGCCGATGCCGCCGTAAATATCGCCATACCGACGATGAACAGCTTCTTGCGCCCGAAGATGTCGCCCAGGCGACCGAACGAAAGCAGCAGAACGGCGTAGGCCAGGATATAGGAGTCAAGCACCCACTGGATCTCGGAGAGCGTGGCACCGAGGCCGATCTGGATCTTGCGTTGTGCGATGTTGACGACCGTCGAGTCCAGTAGCAGCATGAAGACCGCTGCGCACAGGACGACCAGAATCAGCCACGGATTTCGCGTCGGTTCAGTTTCCGCATCGGCCGGCATTGTTGCCGGGCGCGGGGATACGGTTGTTGCCATGTTGCCCCTTCATCAGTGACATGGGAATGGAACACGTTATGGACTGCGCCGCCTATGACGACGACTCGGGTGTGTCAGGCGGTGGCAGCGTGCTTGGTGCTAGCGGGCAGCCGGACAGATCACGCGGCTCACGCTCCATCGCCATTGCCAGCGCGCGCAACGCCGGAACGAATGCCGCGCGCTGCTCGTCGGGCAGCGATTCCAGAGCAGCCCGCACCTGCGCGCGCCGCATGTCGTGGAAATGCTTGCCGAGGTCGCGAGCCAGCGGCGTAAGATCGATCCGCACCCGACGGCGATCGTCGGGATCGACTTCGCGGATCACGAGTCCATCGTCGACAAGACGATCGACCAGCTCGGACGCAGTTGGCAGGGAGATGCCCAGACCGCGTGCGAGCTCGCCAAGTGTCGACGCGCCAGCCCGATGCAGGAACCCAAGCGACTTGACCTGTCCGAGCGAGCGCCCCGAGTTCATCGGGTGCTCCATCAGCGAGGCATAGAGTCGGCGGCCAATAACAGGCAGCACTGCCAGTGCTTCATCTATCTGTTGTTCGTCGGTTGGCATAGCCATCGTCTCTCGCAATCCGATCAGTTCGGATTACGAATGATACGGATTCCGAAGCGATGTGTACCTGTCCATGTGGTCGGGTTGAGGACAGGTTCGCGGCTCATGGTGAGTACGTCTCCGGCAGCAGCTGTCGTCATGCCGTTTCGGCTGATCTTCGCAGTCACAGGCGAAGGAAACGTCGTTTCACCTCGCTGCTGACGCGCTGGGCTATCCGGGTACTTGACGCACGCGCACGGAATCGGTAACCCTTGAACGGCACCTAAGAGTGCCGAGGTTTACACAGATTTCCCTGTGGCGGAGGTTGGGACGAGAGGGCACGCACCCAGTGCGACTCTGGATGCTGGGGACGAATCACGAGCGCGCGTCGATTGAGGTCCGCGAACGGCTGGCCTTTGGCAACGACAATCTCGGCGACGGCGTCCGGCAGCTTGGAGCGGTAGCGCACGAGGGGGTCATCCTCTCTACGTGTAACCGCACAGAAATCTATGGGCTGTTTGATAGCGACACTGACGGCGGCGAAGAGCTCCGTCAGTTCCTCGTTGGCTCCCGCGATCTGCCGGCGACGACCGTCGCTGCCACGACCTACCTGCACGCCGACAACGAGGCTGTCCGCCATCTCTATCGAGTGAGTTGCGGGCTGGATTCGATGCTGCTCGGCGAGCCGCAAATCCTCACCCAGGTGCAGGACGCGCTGGCAACCGCTCGCGAGACTGCGGCGGCTGGCCCGGTACTGACGCGCCTCTATACCGATGCGCTACGCGTCGGCAAGGCGGCTCGGACGTCCACCGGCATCGCGCGGAACCGACTTTCAATCGCACATGCTGCCATCGACCTTGCCACACGGGAACTCGGCTCGCTGGCGGGTCAACGTGTCATCGTCCTCGGCGCGGGCGAGATTGGGACGATCGCCGCGCGGGTGCTCCGCACCGCCAACACTGCCGATCTGGTCATCGTGAATCGCACGCCATCTCGCGGACAGGCGCTGGCGGC from Thermomicrobiales bacterium includes the following:
- the cadA gene encoding cadmium-translocating P-type ATPase, whose protein sequence is MSATARLPLSGLLTPEVAACEQCRGRLVSSLRTVTGVSSANLESSGVALALAYDPSLTSTTALEEAVRAEGRDLATEFVHEVWPVEGMDCADCARNIERGVARLTGVQSAEVNFAGARLAVEYAAAETNPATIARTVQSMGYRLGHDESAEMSSGRLRSILTDRKNLLVLAGLGLTVVGIALAVAGAPESASIAAWAAAVAVAGWPVARKGIATIRATHRLDINALMMIAVVGAALIGEWLEAATVVVLFSLGEALERYTMDRARNSIRSLMALAPAEALVRHGDHEHRVPVAEVSPGDVVIVRPGERLPVDGVIVAGASAVNQAPVTGESIPVDVAHGASVFAGTINGQGVLDVQASRKAADSTIARIIRMVEAAQSQRAPSQRFVDTFAMYYTPAVIAIAAAVAVLPPLLGGGDWAGWLYRALVLLVIACPCALVISTPVSIVAAISAAARSGVLIKGGAHLEAAGSLRALAFDKTGTLTVGQPRVVSIEPLDGRSADEILALAAAVERYSEHPLGEAIVTAAHDRKINTGNQIVSDVSATTGRGISARVGVTFVRIGSSSMLSADLAAPEAAQLAALEERGQTTVLIEEDGRLVGMIGMADQVRPEAREAIAAIERAGIRETVMLTGDRPVVAQAIAQQAGVDDVRAGLLPDDKVTVIEELLERHGRVGMVGDGVNDAPALARATVGIAMGAAGTDTALETADIALMGDDLGKLAFTVRLSRSAKRIIAQNIGFALILKVVFLVLAVGGAATLWEAVFADVGASLIVILNGMRLLRQSE
- a CDS encoding metalloregulator ArsR/SmtB family transcription factor — translated: MARPRKVDQLRQPTPNTAEVVHLDAVRAARKAVPSQSVLAGTTELFGALADPTRLRILAALAEQELCVGDVAAIAGLSQSAASHQLRVLRDRGLVRFRREGRLAYYTLDDDHVVGLLGQALDHVTHRMEEGA
- a CDS encoding LLM class flavin-dependent oxidoreductase, encoding MKVGTILMLGGNGDNPNPRPYAEVRDQALQAEQDGFDSVWIYDHLLYRFPDTPEFGIWEGWTILSALCEATSRVELGQLVMCAAWRNPALLAKMAVTADEVSGGRVILGLGAGWHQPEFEAFGYPFHHLGTQFEEALSIIRPLLRDGSVDMQGAFFSANDAAMIPRGPRPGSPPVLIAARGPRMLRLTAEHADMWNAAWFGGTRLFLDRLAEMTAACDEVGRDISTLEVTVGINVAFSHLGETAGDDHDPDKVLLGSPTEVAQGLKAFADLGVSHAICNPTPHTPAGFAALGEALAIYRSL
- a CDS encoding DsrE-related protein, whose product is MKVAYVFSTSGHTASYKLGKMILPQLEEGRHGVEVVGMMFFDDNTYVLRSGDPVGERLAKVAAEQNILLMLCDQCAIERGLATGEPGDCQVSGTVAGVHVGCFPDLYGALAGNPPDHVITL
- a CDS encoding MFS transporter, which encodes MSDRRRQRDIWSRLPRGLAAFRYRNYRLFWFGQLISVTGTWMQSLAQSWLVLTLTPSAFLLGLVSVFQFAPVLAIGLFAGVIVDRVRKRNLLVVTQALSGVLAGLLAVLTWSGHIELWMVYAIAFLLGTVNAFDMPTRQAFVVEMVGKDDLMNAIALNSSLFNAARIIGPAVAGVLLAAVGPAAAFGINSLSYLAVIAGLLMMKLGPHVDVARGRGLEQLRQGLHYVRSTESILRPIMLVGLVATFGMTFNVWIPLLAKQDLHSGAGGFGLLMAASGVGSLIGALALAFLVTSVKRWMLYSTAGALGALDIVLALVGAIPLAIGIAMLVLAAIGFCSTTTMAMANTTVQTSAPDELRGRVMSVYTTVFAGTAPFGALIAGAIASSFGTPVSLLVGGIVTVAAVASVAFWNQLRRSLPVRAEQME